A window of Cryptomeria japonica chromosome 3, Sugi_1.0, whole genome shotgun sequence contains these coding sequences:
- the LOC131070395 gene encoding type I inositol polyphosphate 5-phosphatase 8: MWPRLMANKWLRLKSGGEKFKSDAEDEAVHAHFSNGLPNLNKSPKSCPALLRGQSETLWTECVDNFNYRMFVGTWNVGGRTPKDTLDLENWLGKKESCDIFVIGLQEIVPLKARKIFGAQNSRAADKWDALIRGVLNKRAAPENDLTSRSTSFPFSDGEESPVRQWIIEDTHSIDKFKLDGPWSERKLFIRVASKQMVGIFITVWVKSEVRHQIRDLKVSCVGCGIMGCLGNKGSVSVSLSFHQTSFCFVCTHLASGQKQGDEIRRNSDVVEILKRTYFPRDTKSGLELPQTIEGHDCIIWFGDLNYRLTIGESEAKSLIHQKDWKTLRLSDQLQWEKNAGRFEGWEEGHLDFAPTYKYAAHSDQYCCTQDKPGGKCRVPAWCDRILWYGKGMKQLSYERAESTFSDHRPVSAIFTSAGAA; the protein is encoded by the exons ATGTGGCCTCGATTGATGGCAAACAAATGGCTGCGCCTCAAATCAGGCGGGGAAAAATTCAAGAGCGATGCAGAGGACGAAGCAGTTCATGCCCACTTCTCCAATGGACTTCCTAATCTCA ACAAATCACCAAAGAGTTGTCCAGCGCTGTTGCGGGGACAGTCGGAGACTCTGTGGACGGAATGTGTCGATAATTTCAATTACAG GATGTTCGTGGGTACATGGAACGTTGGTGGAAGAACACCGAAAGACACATTGGATTTGGAGAACTGGCTTGGCAAGAAAGAATCTTGCGATATATTTGTTATTGG GCTACAGGAAATCGTTCCGCTCAAGGCTAGGAAGATTTTTGGCGCACAAAACAGCAGGGCAGCCGATAAATGGGATGCTCTCATCCGGGGCGTGTTGAATAAAAGGGCTGCACCAGAAAACGATTTGACTTCCAGGAGCACAAGCTTTCCCTTTTCCGATGGAGAAGAGTCTCCGGTACGACAATGGATTATCGAAGACACCCACAGCATAGACAAGTTTAAATTGGATGGACCATGGAGCGAGAGAAAACTGTTCATAAGAGTTGCAAGCAAACAAATGGTGGGAATATTCATCACAGTATGGGTGAAATCTGAGGTGAGGCATCAGATTCGGGACTTGAAAGTCTCCTGTGTGGGATGCGGCATCATGGGCTGCCTGGGCAACAAG GGATCTGTTTCCGTTAGCTTGTCATTTCATCAGACGAGCTTCTGCTTTGTGTGCACACACTTGGCTTCGGGTCAAAAACAGGGTGACGAGATCCGCCGAAACTCCGACGTTGTAGAGATCCTCAAGAGAACCTATTTTCCTCGAGATACCAAATCCGGTTTGGAGTTGCCGCAGACCATTGAAGGACATGA TTGCATCATCTGGTTTGGTGACTTGAATTACCGGCTCACCATAGGAGAGTCGGAAGCAAAATCTCTCATCCACCAAAAAGATTGGAAGACATTACGACTGAGCGATCAG CTTCAATGGGAGAAAAATGCCGGACGATTTGAAGGGTGGGAGGAAGGGCATTTAGATTTCGCCCCAACATACAAATATGCTGCACATTCGGACCAATACTGCTGTACCCAGGACAAACCAGGAGGAAAATGCCGCGTTCCAGCCTG GTGTGACCGGATACTTTGGTATGGGAAAGGGATGAAGCAATTGTCGTATGAGAGGGCAGAGAGTACATTTTCGGATCACCGCCCTGTGTCCGCCATTTTTACCAGTGCTGGAGCTGCTTAG